The genomic segment GATGCTGGTGTCGGAAGCGACCGACTTGGTGTCGGCCATCATCGCCCGCCGAATTTTCATGGCCGCAGCGGAACGCAAGCGCGATACCACGTCCCCGGCGAAGGAAATCGCGGAGTTGCCGGGACCCGGCGGGGAGCGGTTGCACCGTTCCTGTGCAAAATGCACAGGAACAGGGCAGCGGGCGCTCAAGCGAGCAGGCGCCAGCCCACCCACTCGGCGCAGGCGCGCCCCAGGATCCACTCCCGGTCCTCCTTGGAGAGGAAGTCGATGCCTTCCCGGACGTGCCGAACGGCGTCCCGGTAGGGCACCGTCAGCCGCGAGTAGTCCGTCCCCCACAGCATCCGCCGCGAGCCGAAGGCTTCCCAGACGCGGCGGAGGTGCTTGGTGAGGTTGGCGAACGGATAGGGCTCGCTCGAATAGCAGGGCAGGGCCGAGACCTTCACCGCCACGTTGGGATAGCGCGCCAGGGCCAGCACCTCGGCGAGATCTGCGAAGGCCTCGTCGTCTTTGAGCTCACCCCGGCGCGCGAGGTGATCGAGGATCAGCCGGAGGCGCGGATGCCGGGCGGCGATCGGCCCGACCGCCGGCGCCTGACCCGGCACGAAGATCATGAGCGGGAGGCTGGCCCGCTCGGCGGCCTCCCAGAACCAGTCGAGCGAGCCGTCCGTCAGCCAGGCCGCCCAGAACGGCAGATGGAACGTGAGGCGGA from the Candidatus Methylomirabilota bacterium genome contains:
- a CDS encoding amidohydrolase family protein, coding for MTIIDAQIHVWSPDVSTRPWPPGRTRHAHGPALGAEQVLRVMDDAGVARAVLVPPSWPGDDNTDSLAAARAWPDRFAVMGRVDPKAPGAEAQLAKWRDQPGMLGVRLTFHLPFWAAWLTDGSLDWFWEAAERASLPLMIFVPGQAPAVGPIAARHPRLRLILDHLARRGELKDDEAFADLAEVLALARYPNVAVKVSALPCYSSEPYPFANLTKHLRRVWEAFGSRRMLWGTDYSRLTVPYRDAVRHVREGIDFLSKEDREWILGRACAEWVGWRLLA